The Micromonospora krabiensis genome window below encodes:
- a CDS encoding glycosyltransferase 87 family protein produces the protein MTAAAPTTRRRSWRTLDSAAGGLALDLGLYAVSAGFAAITAATSTLLPHRAWGATAALGYLAAALAVGAQLLLRQRRPDAALAGLPGRWAVTAFAWATATLLPLAQQSVQRASGRTDRAQEEVLVVEHAGNRLVEHGTPYLGPDAIAALPADERLLGYTPYQPGMALFGLPRAYAAGWWTDARIWFAVGTALALALAVASLHRHQRGTTGRPGAGDTSPAEVDRPRRAAALLRGVQAATVLPICALTLATGGDDLPVLALCLLALALAATGRPGRAGIAVGLAGGLKLFAWPVALVLIIWGATRRAGLRVTAGAVGLPLAALLPALLVDRDALVENVLRFPLGHGLVTSPAQSPFPGHLVADALPGGRIIAAGLLLAAGAAIAVRLARRPPRTAAETALICAYGLLAAIALMPSTRFGYLLYPAALLLWAPALHEPPRPTGEPAAAPLSAKWRAPERGRA, from the coding sequence GTGACCGCCGCAGCCCCCACGACCCGCCGCCGCAGCTGGCGAACCCTCGACTCCGCCGCCGGCGGCCTCGCCCTCGACCTCGGCCTGTACGCCGTGTCGGCCGGCTTCGCCGCGATCACCGCCGCCACGTCGACCCTCCTGCCGCACCGGGCCTGGGGCGCCACCGCCGCCCTCGGCTACCTGGCCGCCGCGCTCGCCGTCGGCGCCCAACTGCTGCTCCGCCAGCGGCGCCCCGACGCGGCACTGGCCGGGCTACCCGGCCGCTGGGCGGTCACCGCCTTCGCCTGGGCGACCGCCACCCTCCTGCCGCTGGCCCAGCAGAGCGTGCAGCGGGCGTCCGGCCGCACCGACCGGGCGCAGGAGGAGGTGCTCGTCGTCGAGCACGCCGGCAACCGGCTCGTCGAGCACGGCACCCCGTACCTCGGTCCGGACGCCATCGCCGCCCTGCCCGCCGACGAACGGCTGCTCGGCTACACCCCGTACCAGCCGGGAATGGCCCTCTTCGGCCTGCCGCGCGCGTACGCCGCCGGCTGGTGGACCGACGCCCGGATCTGGTTCGCGGTCGGCACCGCACTGGCCCTCGCGCTGGCGGTGGCGTCGCTCCACCGGCACCAGCGCGGCACCACCGGTCGGCCGGGCGCCGGCGACACCTCCCCCGCCGAGGTCGACCGGCCGCGACGGGCAGCCGCGCTGCTGCGCGGCGTCCAGGCCGCCACCGTGCTGCCGATCTGCGCCCTCACCCTCGCCACCGGCGGCGACGACCTGCCCGTCCTCGCGCTCTGCCTGCTGGCGCTCGCCCTCGCCGCCACCGGGCGTCCCGGCCGGGCCGGTATCGCGGTCGGGCTGGCCGGCGGCCTCAAGCTCTTCGCCTGGCCCGTCGCTCTGGTGCTGATCATCTGGGGGGCGACCCGCCGCGCCGGCCTGCGCGTCACCGCCGGGGCCGTCGGGCTGCCGCTGGCCGCTCTCCTGCCCGCGCTGCTGGTCGACCGGGACGCCCTCGTCGAGAACGTGCTCCGCTTCCCCCTCGGCCACGGACTCGTGACCAGTCCGGCCCAGTCCCCGTTCCCCGGTCACCTCGTCGCCGACGCCCTGCCCGGCGGCCGGATCATCGCCGCCGGGCTGCTGCTCGCGGCAGGTGCCGCCATCGCCGTCCGGCTCGCCCGCCGCCCGCCACGCACCGCCGCCGAAACCGCGCTCATCTGCGCGTACGGCCTGCTCGCCGCCATCGCCCTGATGCCCTCGACCAGGTTCGGCTACCTGCTCTACCCCGCCGCCCTGCTGCTGTGGGCTCCCGCCCTGCACGAGCCGCCACGACCCACCGGTGAGCCGGCCGCCGCGCCTCTTTCCGCCAAGTGGCGAGCACCGGAGCGCGGCAGAGCGTAG
- the rpsR gene encoding 30S ribosomal protein S18, protein MAKAAALRKPKKKVNPLDKDGITYIDYKDTALLRKFISDRGKIRARRVTGVTSQQQRQIARAVKNAREMALLPYTATTR, encoded by the coding sequence ATGGCCAAGGCTGCGGCACTGCGCAAGCCGAAGAAGAAGGTGAACCCGCTCGACAAGGACGGGATCACCTACATCGATTACAAGGACACCGCGCTGCTGCGCAAGTTCATCTCCGACCGCGGCAAGATCCGCGCTCGGCGGGTGACCGGCGTGACCTCGCAGCAGCAGCGGCAGATCGCCCGTGCGGTCAAGAACGCCCGTGAGATGGCGCTCCTGCCGTACACGGCCACCACCCGCTGA
- a CDS encoding phosphoribosyltransferase — protein sequence MTTYRDRAEAGRALADRLTGLIGESDVIVLGLVRGGVPVARVVAERLGAPLDVLVIRKLGMPWAREVAFGALGPGGVQVLNEQVASRLGPDDIAETRRREQAELERREQLYRAGRPPLDLTDRTAVLVDDGLATGATARAAVEVARQLGARRVIVAVPVGAQEAYEMLAAEADQVICAQRPPEFMAVSAYYEDFHEVTDDEVTEMLTATA from the coding sequence ATGACCACCTACCGTGACCGCGCCGAGGCGGGCCGGGCGCTCGCCGACCGGCTCACCGGACTGATCGGGGAGTCCGACGTCATCGTCCTGGGCCTGGTACGCGGCGGCGTACCGGTCGCACGCGTCGTCGCCGAACGGCTCGGCGCGCCACTGGACGTCCTGGTCATCCGCAAGCTCGGCATGCCGTGGGCCCGCGAGGTCGCCTTCGGGGCCCTCGGCCCGGGCGGGGTGCAGGTGCTCAACGAGCAGGTGGCGAGCCGCCTCGGCCCGGACGACATCGCCGAGACCCGCCGCCGCGAACAGGCCGAGCTGGAGCGGCGGGAACAGCTCTACCGCGCCGGCCGTCCGCCCCTGGACCTGACCGATCGCACGGCCGTCCTCGTCGACGACGGTCTCGCCACCGGCGCCACCGCGCGCGCCGCCGTCGAGGTTGCCCGCCAGCTCGGCGCCCGCCGGGTGATCGTCGCGGTGCCGGTCGGCGCGCAGGAGGCGTACGAGATGCTGGCCGCCGAGGCCGACCAGGTGATCTGCGCCCAGCGCCCACCCGAGTTCATGGCCGTGAGCGCCTACTACGAGGACTTCCACGAGGTGACTGACGACGAGGTCACCGAGATGTTGACGGCAACCGCGTGA
- a CDS encoding putative bifunctional diguanylate cyclase/phosphodiesterase: MGRTTRRHSDTDRRLLRLVWALVGFACVITLSAVVAVRQEPPRSVGDVTTISAVAVMIALGAIVKVPLRIRSTAFSIAWVETAIVLGLALAPPPWVILATGVGIACASFLTRLSAIKTAFGIAKHTLVAGGATALILLLGDRWPPKGFWSVVVVLGAVYLVAALLDDVLAAPVIALASGNRISRQFLNNLDLRLGGFAARFVVAACTLLIIQADPRLLLAVPPLVLSLHLAYSARVRGRTEQQAWQRLARATDALNVVDLDKVLTSAVVQAAELFSADQVEIELRDDHRTVRGGADGVITGDEPTAIDGTVVPAPLEGHDRTVDVGVLRLRFRGPVQLSERERYTLRTFASALCTAVRNAQAYAELARVADEHAYAASHDALTGLANRRHLLERGTEQLSRRHADGVTALVLIDLNHFKEVNDTLGHAAGDQVLVRVAERLRGAAQDDDLVARLGGDEFAVLLRGLPAPAVAAHRAESLLGALHEPFDLDGMRISVEASGGIAAAPASGGMAELLRRADVAMYQAKRAGQRISTYAPTRDTADLGRLTLGGELPRAVADHEFTVNFQPIVDLGTGEVTAAEALARWHHPTHGMIDPLRFLEAVERSGLLPAFAEAILDQALVAATSWREAGHDLPVAVNVSPRSLLDARFPGSVLARLRAHDLPADRLILELTETLTLSQLDVVDRVLSRLRDEGVRLALDDFGTGYSSLSLLSRIPVHELKIDRSFVTAMESSAEAAAVIRSTLDLGRSLDLTVVAEGVESEPQRRALWELGCAAGQGHLFSRPVPAGTLLAALQRGAGGRPGALAPPLHDAGAVIRLAPGRRQGGRRDRLPHLPA; this comes from the coding sequence GTGGGCCGGACGACACGTCGTCACAGCGATACCGACCGACGCCTGCTGCGGTTGGTCTGGGCGCTCGTGGGCTTCGCCTGCGTGATCACGCTGAGTGCCGTCGTCGCCGTCCGGCAGGAGCCTCCCAGGTCGGTTGGCGACGTCACAACCATCTCGGCCGTCGCGGTGATGATCGCTCTCGGGGCGATCGTCAAAGTACCGCTCCGGATCAGGTCGACCGCGTTCTCCATCGCATGGGTGGAGACGGCCATCGTCCTCGGGCTCGCACTGGCACCGCCGCCGTGGGTCATCCTGGCCACCGGGGTGGGCATCGCCTGTGCGTCCTTCCTGACCCGACTGTCCGCCATCAAGACCGCGTTCGGCATCGCGAAGCACACGCTCGTCGCGGGTGGTGCCACCGCACTGATCCTGCTCCTCGGCGACCGCTGGCCGCCGAAGGGGTTCTGGAGCGTCGTCGTCGTCCTCGGCGCGGTGTACCTGGTCGCCGCGCTGCTGGACGATGTCCTCGCCGCACCGGTCATCGCCCTCGCCTCGGGCAACCGGATCTCGCGCCAGTTCCTCAACAACCTCGACCTGCGGCTCGGCGGCTTCGCGGCCCGGTTCGTCGTGGCCGCCTGCACGCTGCTCATCATCCAGGCCGACCCCCGGCTGCTGCTCGCGGTCCCCCCGCTCGTGCTGAGCCTGCACCTCGCCTACTCCGCCCGCGTCCGCGGCCGCACCGAGCAGCAGGCCTGGCAGCGCCTCGCCCGCGCCACCGACGCCCTCAACGTGGTCGACCTGGACAAGGTGCTCACCAGCGCGGTCGTCCAGGCCGCCGAACTCTTCTCCGCCGACCAGGTGGAGATCGAACTGCGCGACGACCACCGCACCGTCCGCGGCGGCGCCGACGGCGTCATCACGGGCGACGAGCCGACCGCCATCGACGGCACCGTGGTCCCCGCCCCGCTCGAAGGACACGACCGGACGGTCGACGTCGGCGTGCTCCGACTGCGGTTCCGCGGGCCGGTGCAGCTCTCCGAACGCGAGCGCTACACGCTGCGGACCTTCGCGTCCGCGCTCTGCACCGCCGTCCGCAACGCCCAGGCGTACGCCGAACTGGCCCGGGTCGCCGACGAGCACGCGTACGCCGCCAGCCACGACGCCCTCACCGGCCTCGCCAACCGGCGGCACCTCCTCGAACGCGGCACCGAACAGCTCAGCCGCCGACACGCCGACGGTGTGACCGCCCTGGTGCTCATCGACCTCAACCACTTCAAGGAGGTCAACGACACCCTCGGGCACGCCGCCGGCGACCAGGTCCTGGTCCGGGTGGCCGAGCGGCTCCGCGGTGCCGCCCAGGACGACGACCTGGTGGCCCGGCTCGGCGGCGACGAGTTCGCCGTCCTCCTGCGCGGCCTGCCCGCCCCCGCGGTGGCCGCGCACCGAGCCGAGAGCCTGCTCGGCGCACTCCACGAGCCGTTCGACCTGGACGGCATGCGGATCAGCGTCGAGGCCAGCGGCGGCATCGCCGCCGCCCCGGCCAGCGGCGGGATGGCCGAACTGCTGCGCCGCGCCGACGTGGCCATGTACCAGGCCAAGCGCGCCGGCCAGCGCATCTCCACGTACGCGCCGACCCGCGACACCGCCGACCTCGGCCGGCTCACCCTCGGCGGCGAACTGCCCCGCGCGGTCGCCGACCACGAGTTCACCGTCAACTTCCAGCCCATCGTCGACCTCGGCACCGGCGAGGTCACCGCCGCCGAGGCGCTCGCCCGCTGGCACCACCCCACCCACGGGATGATCGACCCGCTGCGCTTCCTGGAGGCGGTCGAACGCTCCGGCCTGCTGCCGGCCTTCGCCGAGGCCATCCTCGACCAGGCCCTCGTCGCCGCCACCAGCTGGCGGGAGGCCGGCCACGACCTACCCGTCGCCGTCAACGTCTCCCCGCGCAGCCTGCTCGACGCCCGGTTCCCCGGCTCCGTGCTGGCCCGGCTCCGCGCCCACGACCTCCCCGCCGACCGGCTGATCCTGGAACTGACCGAGACCCTCACCCTCAGCCAACTCGACGTGGTCGACCGGGTCCTCAGCCGGCTCCGCGACGAGGGCGTACGCCTCGCCCTCGACGACTTCGGCACCGGCTACTCGTCACTGAGCCTGCTCTCCCGGATCCCCGTCCACGAGCTGAAGATCGACCGCAGCTTCGTCACCGCGATGGAAAGCTCCGCCGAAGCCGCCGCCGTCATCCGGTCCACCCTCGACCTCGGCCGCAGCCTCGACCTCACCGTCGTCGCCGAGGGCGTGGAGAGCGAGCCACAACGGCGGGCGCTCTGGGAGCTGGGATGCGCCGCCGGCCAGGGCCACCTCTTCTCCCGCCCGGTCCCCGCCGGCACCCTGCTCGCCGCGCTCCAGCGAGGTGCCGGCGGCCGACCCGGCGCCCTGGCGCCCCCACTGCACGATGCCGGTGCCGTCATCCGCCTCGCGCCCGGCCGCCGCCAGGGCGGTCGCCGCGATCGGCTGCCACACTTGCCCGCGTGA
- a CDS encoding deoxyribonuclease IV, with the protein MRIGAHVDSTDPLAEATARAADTVQFFLSDPQGWKAPKPREDAARLRAAEVDLYVHAPYVINVATLNNRIRIPSRKLLLTHATAAADVGAKGLIVHGGHVNAGDDPAVGFDNWRKTFAYAADAGGFGVPVLIENTAGGENACARRLDALARLWDAVGDYEVGFCLDTCHAHAGGEELLGLVDRVKAITGRIDLVHANNSKGAFNSGQDRHDNLDGGTIDPELVVAVIRAAGAPVVVETPGGVTGQATDISFLREQLGAEQPSA; encoded by the coding sequence ATGCGTATCGGAGCCCACGTCGATTCGACGGACCCGTTGGCGGAGGCGACCGCCCGGGCCGCCGACACCGTGCAGTTCTTCCTCTCCGACCCGCAGGGCTGGAAGGCCCCCAAGCCCCGGGAGGACGCGGCCCGGCTCCGCGCCGCCGAGGTGGACCTCTACGTGCACGCGCCGTACGTCATCAACGTGGCGACCCTCAACAACCGGATCCGGATCCCGAGCCGCAAGCTGTTGCTGACGCACGCCACCGCGGCCGCCGACGTCGGCGCGAAGGGGTTGATCGTGCACGGCGGCCACGTCAACGCCGGCGACGATCCGGCGGTCGGCTTCGACAACTGGCGCAAGACCTTCGCATACGCGGCCGACGCGGGCGGGTTCGGCGTGCCGGTTCTGATCGAGAACACGGCCGGCGGCGAGAACGCGTGTGCCCGGCGGCTCGACGCGCTCGCCCGGCTCTGGGACGCGGTCGGTGACTACGAGGTGGGGTTCTGCCTGGACACCTGCCACGCCCACGCCGGCGGAGAGGAGCTGCTCGGCCTCGTCGACCGGGTCAAGGCGATCACCGGTCGGATCGACCTGGTGCACGCGAACAACTCCAAGGGCGCCTTCAACTCCGGTCAGGACCGGCACGACAACCTCGACGGCGGGACGATCGACCCGGAGCTGGTGGTGGCCGTCATCCGCGCCGCCGGCGCGCCGGTGGTCGTCGAGACACCCGGCGGTGTGACGGGCCAGGCGACGGACATCTCCTTCCTCCGCGAGCAGCTCGGCGCGGAGCAGCCGTCGGCATGA
- the dnaB gene encoding replicative DNA helicase translates to MSVTDDMRAEPRGGGQAPAPAQRDGQFDKTPPQDVAAEQCVIGGMLLSKDAIADVVEILKTNDFYRPVHATIFDTILEIYGRGEPADGITVAAALADSGDLARVGGAPYLHTCMAAVPTAANAAYYARIVSERAILRRLVEAGTKIVQLGYGTAAGGSRDVDDVVDLAQQAVYDVTERRVSEDFAVLADMLQPTLDEIEAVGAQGGVMTGVPTGFTDLDRLLNGLHPGQLIIVAGRPGLGKSTASMDFARNAAIRANQAAAIFSLEMSKVEIVMRLLSAEARVPLHVLRSGQLSDDDWTKLARCMGEISEAPLFVDDTPSMNLMEIRAKARRLKQRHDLKMIVVDYLQLMTSPKRTESRQQEVADLSRGLKLLAKEVECPVIAVSQLNRGPEQRTDKRPQLSDLRESGSIEQDADVVILLHRDDYYDKESPRAGEADFIVAKHRNGPTDTVTVAAQLHLSRFVDMAIV, encoded by the coding sequence GTGTCGGTCACCGACGACATGCGGGCGGAGCCACGCGGCGGCGGGCAGGCTCCCGCGCCCGCCCAGCGGGACGGCCAGTTCGACAAGACGCCTCCGCAGGACGTGGCGGCCGAGCAGTGCGTGATCGGCGGCATGCTGCTCTCCAAGGACGCCATCGCGGACGTCGTGGAGATCCTCAAGACCAACGACTTCTACCGCCCGGTGCACGCGACCATCTTCGACACCATCCTGGAGATCTACGGCCGGGGTGAGCCGGCCGACGGCATCACCGTCGCGGCGGCTCTCGCCGACTCCGGCGACCTCGCCCGGGTGGGCGGCGCGCCCTACCTCCACACCTGCATGGCCGCCGTGCCGACGGCCGCGAACGCGGCCTACTACGCGCGGATCGTCAGCGAGCGGGCCATCCTGCGTCGGCTCGTCGAGGCCGGCACCAAGATCGTGCAGCTCGGCTACGGCACCGCGGCCGGCGGCAGCCGCGACGTCGACGACGTCGTCGACCTGGCCCAGCAGGCCGTCTACGACGTCACCGAGCGCCGGGTGAGCGAGGACTTCGCCGTCCTCGCCGACATGCTCCAGCCCACCCTCGACGAGATCGAGGCCGTCGGCGCGCAGGGCGGCGTGATGACCGGCGTGCCCACCGGCTTCACCGATCTGGACCGGCTGCTCAACGGCCTGCACCCGGGCCAATTGATCATCGTGGCAGGTAGGCCTGGACTCGGAAAGTCCACGGCAAGCATGGATTTCGCTCGAAATGCGGCGATCCGCGCCAACCAGGCGGCCGCGATCTTCTCCCTGGAAATGAGCAAGGTCGAGATCGTCATGCGCCTCCTCTCGGCCGAGGCGCGGGTGCCGCTGCACGTGCTCCGCAGCGGGCAGCTCTCCGACGACGACTGGACCAAGCTGGCCCGCTGCATGGGCGAGATCAGCGAGGCTCCGCTCTTCGTCGACGACACGCCGAGCATGAACCTCATGGAGATCCGGGCCAAGGCGCGCCGGCTCAAGCAACGGCACGACCTCAAGATGATCGTGGTCGACTACCTCCAACTGATGACCTCACCCAAGCGCACCGAGAGCCGGCAGCAGGAGGTCGCGGACCTGTCCCGTGGTCTGAAGCTGCTGGCCAAGGAGGTCGAGTGCCCGGTGATCGCGGTCAGTCAGCTGAACCGTGGCCCCGAGCAGCGCACCGACAAGCGTCCGCAGTTGTCCGATCTGCGCGAAAGTGGATCAATTGAGCAGGATGCTGACGTTGTCATCCTGCTCCACCGGGACGACTACTACGACAAGGAGTCGCCGCGGGCCGGTGAGGCGGACTTCATCGTCGCCAAGCACAGAAATGGCCCGACCGACACGGTGACCGTCGCGGCGCAGCTGCACCTCTCGCGCTTCGTGGACATGGCCATCGTCTGA
- the rpsF gene encoding 30S ribosomal protein S6 produces MRHYEIMVILDPSLEERTVAPSLDTYLNVIRTAGGSVEKTDVWGRRRLAYEINKKAEGIYAVIDLQATPAAVAELDRQLRLNESVLRTKVIRPEMR; encoded by the coding sequence TTGCGTCATTACGAGATCATGGTGATCCTCGACCCCAGCCTCGAGGAGCGCACCGTCGCCCCGTCGCTCGACACGTACCTGAACGTGATCCGGACCGCGGGTGGCTCGGTGGAGAAGACCGACGTGTGGGGCCGCCGGCGCCTCGCGTACGAGATCAACAAGAAGGCCGAGGGCATCTACGCCGTCATCGACCTGCAGGCGACGCCTGCGGCGGTGGCCGAGCTGGACCGTCAGCTCCGACTGAACGAGTCCGTGCTGCGCACCAAGGTCATCCGGCCGGAGATGCGCTAA
- a CDS encoding TFIIB-type zinc ribbon-containing protein — protein sequence MMSLTCPKCHGEMRQYERSGVVIDQCGECRGIFLDRGELEKLFEAEANWNRQQTAPPGQPAQPAHQHGGYPPPPPPPAPHQPGYGAVPPPPPAHGYPPAPAPAYGGHGQQHHGYHGHYRRKKHKSFLDEMFG from the coding sequence GTGATGAGCCTCACCTGTCCCAAGTGTCACGGAGAAATGCGCCAGTACGAGCGCAGCGGCGTCGTCATCGACCAGTGCGGAGAGTGCCGAGGGATCTTCCTCGACCGCGGCGAACTGGAGAAGCTGTTCGAGGCGGAGGCGAACTGGAACCGCCAGCAGACGGCACCCCCCGGCCAGCCCGCCCAGCCCGCACACCAGCACGGCGGTTACCCGCCACCGCCGCCGCCCCCCGCGCCGCACCAGCCGGGATACGGCGCGGTTCCGCCGCCCCCGCCCGCGCACGGCTACCCCCCGGCCCCGGCGCCCGCGTACGGCGGGCACGGCCAGCAGCACCACGGCTACCACGGGCACTACCGCCGGAAGAAGCACAAGAGCTTCCTCGACGAGATGTTCGGCTGA
- a CDS encoding maleylpyruvate isomerase N-terminal domain-containing protein: protein MTSIPQHEALAEAYQGITAVVGDLDDHDLQRPTRCRGWLVADLLFHVLCDAQRALVALASPAAGPPDVDDVTYWRAFTPGGDDDGARHAWWARRSAAAFDRPSGVVRLWSDTAPAAVRAATVADPSGHVTTQGHVLRVSDLLATLSTEAVIHHLDLLLDLPDAPPPGPLATRVAVTTMDGLLSDEAVRPAGWDDHEYLLKATGRLPLSDRDRLELGEVAGWFPLLG from the coding sequence ATGACGTCCATCCCGCAGCACGAGGCGCTGGCCGAGGCGTACCAGGGAATCACGGCCGTGGTCGGCGACCTCGACGACCACGACCTGCAGCGCCCGACCCGGTGCCGGGGCTGGCTCGTCGCCGACCTGCTGTTCCATGTGCTCTGCGACGCGCAGCGCGCACTGGTCGCCCTGGCCAGTCCGGCCGCCGGGCCACCCGACGTCGACGACGTCACCTACTGGCGGGCGTTCACTCCGGGCGGGGACGACGACGGCGCCCGCCACGCCTGGTGGGCCCGCCGCTCCGCCGCCGCGTTCGACCGGCCCTCCGGCGTGGTCCGGTTGTGGTCCGACACCGCCCCGGCCGCCGTACGCGCCGCCACCGTCGCCGACCCGTCCGGGCACGTGACGACCCAGGGGCACGTGCTGCGGGTGTCCGACCTGCTCGCCACCCTCAGCACCGAGGCCGTGATCCACCACCTCGACCTGCTGCTCGACCTCCCCGACGCGCCCCCGCCCGGTCCACTGGCCACCCGGGTCGCGGTCACCACCATGGACGGTCTGCTGAGCGACGAGGCCGTACGCCCGGCGGGCTGGGACGACCACGAATACCTGCTGAAGGCGACCGGCCGGCTTCCGCTCAGCGACCGGGACCGGCTGGAGCTGGGCGAGGTCGCCGGCTGGTTTCCGCTGCTCGGTTGA
- the rplI gene encoding 50S ribosomal protein L9, whose product MKIILTQEVTGLGAPGDIVEVKDGYGRNYLLPQGFAIAWTKGAEKQVTLIKRARSAREIRDLGHANEVKGQLEGLKVSLKARAGDGGRLFGSVTPAEIVDAVKAAGGPVLDRRRLELPGHIKSTGAYPVRIKLHPEVTASFNLNVVAS is encoded by the coding sequence ATGAAGATCATCCTGACTCAGGAAGTGACCGGCCTCGGTGCCCCCGGCGACATCGTCGAGGTCAAGGACGGCTACGGCCGTAACTACCTGCTGCCGCAGGGCTTCGCGATCGCCTGGACCAAGGGTGCGGAGAAGCAGGTCACCCTGATCAAGCGGGCCCGCTCGGCCCGCGAGATCCGCGACCTGGGCCACGCCAACGAGGTCAAGGGTCAGCTCGAGGGTCTGAAGGTCAGCCTGAAGGCCCGCGCCGGCGACGGCGGCCGGCTCTTCGGCTCCGTCACCCCGGCCGAGATCGTCGACGCCGTGAAGGCCGCCGGCGGTCCGGTGCTCGACCGGCGTCGGCTGGAGCTGCCCGGCCACATCAAGTCGACTGGTGCCTACCCGGTGCGCATCAAGCTGCACCCGGAGGTCACGGCGTCGTTCAACCTGAACGTCGTCGCCAGCTGA
- a CDS encoding single-stranded DNA-binding protein encodes MAGDTTITVIGNLTDDPELRFTPNGAAVAKFRVASTPRFMDRASGEWKDGEPLFLSCTVWRQAAEHVAESLQRGARVIVSGRLRQRSYETREGEKRTVIELEVDEIGPSLRYATAKVQKMSRSGGGGGGFGGGGGQGGGGGNFDDPWASAAPAPSRSGSGGGNFDEEPPF; translated from the coding sequence ATGGCAGGAGACACCACCATCACGGTCATCGGCAACCTGACCGATGACCCCGAGTTGCGGTTCACCCCGAACGGGGCGGCGGTCGCCAAGTTCCGTGTCGCCTCGACGCCGCGGTTCATGGACCGCGCGTCCGGCGAGTGGAAGGACGGCGAGCCGCTGTTCCTCTCGTGCACCGTCTGGCGCCAGGCCGCCGAGCACGTCGCCGAGTCCCTCCAGCGGGGCGCTCGGGTGATCGTGTCGGGTCGTCTGCGGCAGCGGTCCTACGAGACCCGTGAGGGCGAGAAGCGCACCGTCATCGAGCTCGAGGTCGACGAGATCGGCCCGTCACTGCGCTACGCCACGGCCAAGGTGCAGAAGATGTCCCGCTCCGGCGGTGGCGGCGGTGGCTTCGGTGGCGGTGGTGGCCAGGGCGGCGGCGGAGGCAACTTCGACGACCCCTGGGCTTCGGCCGCGCCCGCCCCCTCGCGTTCCGGTTCGGGCGGCGGAAACTTCGACGAGGAGCCCCCGTTCTAA